A genomic stretch from Croceibacterium aestuarii includes:
- a CDS encoding dihydroxy-acid dehydratase domain-containing protein: MTLRSLAANTPGRRANWRALGLSQEDMLKPKIAVVNSSSELAICYAHLDAIAELVKEEIRAAGAVPFEVRTAAPSDFITGANKAGSYILAGRDIIANDIEVQVEAALLDGMICLTSCDKTPPGHLMAAARLNIPTILVIGGYQQAGEIDGEPVDVEDVWSGSVGERFGAQPKFPVAEMAEHAIMGPGVCAGMATANTMHSVGEALGMCLPGHAPVRANSPKMRDNARAAARRIVEMVAEDLKPRDILTPGAFRNAVATVLAVSGSINAIKHLQATAIEAENGVDVFALWEEMSDVPVLSAVRPTGHVRIEQFEDAGGARAVLKRLEDRIATAALTCTGKTLGENLEGYVIPGPDIIHAVDDPVGEGPSIAILRGSFAETAVVRLGIRDGSRPEEFAGPARVFESTAECMQAIEDGVVQPGDVVVARNQGLKGGPAMGGSASVILFALDAAGLAKTAAFVTDGQLSGLCLKGLTVAEVHPEAATGGPIGKVRDGDIVRISVENRSIDIDVPADELASRAIGAYRTDARGYLGTFRQDVRDMSTGGVLLPPSC, translated from the coding sequence ATGACCTTGCGCAGCCTCGCGGCCAACACGCCCGGCCGCCGTGCCAACTGGCGCGCGCTCGGGCTGTCGCAGGAGGACATGCTCAAGCCCAAGATCGCGGTGGTCAATTCCTCGAGCGAGCTGGCGATCTGCTACGCCCATCTCGACGCGATCGCGGAGCTCGTGAAGGAAGAAATCCGCGCCGCCGGGGCGGTCCCGTTCGAGGTCCGCACCGCGGCGCCGTCGGACTTCATCACTGGGGCCAACAAGGCCGGCAGCTACATCCTCGCCGGGCGCGACATCATCGCCAACGACATCGAGGTCCAGGTCGAGGCGGCACTCCTCGACGGGATGATCTGCCTGACCAGCTGCGACAAGACCCCGCCGGGCCACCTGATGGCGGCGGCGCGTCTCAACATCCCGACGATCCTGGTCATCGGCGGCTACCAGCAAGCCGGAGAGATCGACGGCGAGCCGGTCGATGTCGAGGACGTGTGGTCGGGCAGCGTCGGCGAACGGTTCGGCGCGCAGCCGAAGTTTCCGGTCGCCGAGATGGCCGAGCACGCAATCATGGGTCCGGGCGTGTGCGCCGGGATGGCGACCGCCAACACCATGCACTCTGTGGGCGAGGCGCTGGGCATGTGCCTGCCGGGCCACGCCCCGGTGCGCGCGAACAGTCCGAAGATGCGAGACAACGCCCGCGCCGCCGCGCGCCGCATCGTCGAGATGGTCGCCGAAGACCTCAAGCCGCGCGACATCCTCACGCCGGGCGCTTTCAGGAACGCGGTGGCGACGGTGCTCGCGGTCTCCGGCTCGATCAACGCCATCAAGCACCTCCAGGCGACCGCTATCGAGGCCGAGAACGGCGTCGACGTTTTTGCGCTGTGGGAGGAGATGAGCGACGTGCCGGTACTCTCAGCAGTTCGGCCTACCGGTCATGTCCGCATCGAGCAGTTCGAGGATGCGGGCGGGGCGCGGGCGGTGCTCAAACGGCTCGAGGACCGGATCGCTACCGCGGCGCTGACGTGCACCGGTAAGACGCTGGGCGAGAACCTCGAGGGTTACGTGATCCCGGGCCCGGACATTATCCATGCGGTAGACGATCCTGTCGGCGAGGGGCCGAGTATCGCCATCCTGCGCGGCAGCTTCGCCGAGACCGCCGTCGTGCGGCTCGGCATTCGCGACGGTTCGCGTCCAGAGGAATTCGCCGGCCCGGCGCGGGTGTTCGAAAGCACCGCCGAATGCATGCAGGCGATCGAGGACGGCGTGGTCCAGCCTGGCGACGTGGTCGTGGCGCGCAACCAGGGGCTTAAGGGCGGCCCGGCGATGGGCGGTTCGGCCAGCGTCATCCTCTTTGCGCTCGACGCCGCCGGCCTCGCCAAGACGGCCGCCTTCGTCACCGATGGACAGCTCTCGGGCCTGTGCCTCAAGGGGCTGACCGTGGCCGAAGTCCATCCCGAAGCGGCCACGGGAGGCCCCATCGGCAAGGTGCGCGACGGCGATATCGTACGCATCTCGGTCGAGAACCGCAGCATCGACATCGACGTGCCGGCCGACGAACTGGCTTCGCGCGCGATCGGCGCCTATCGCACCGACGCGCGCGGCTATCTCGGCACCTTCCGACAGGATGTGCGCGACATGTCGACCGGAGGCGTCCTCCTACCGCCGAGCTGCTGA
- a CDS encoding DUF6152 family protein → MTTVFRAVGAACALAVSAAAAGHHSTAEFDYSKTVLLEGTIKEVQWTNPHSYVQVMVPQKDGSVAQWGIEIGAPAINVAMGWRKNSVKQGDKVKLDVAPARSGATYGTLRHLTFPDGRTLDGVAARVKAGPSGSIAG, encoded by the coding sequence GTGACTACAGTGTTCAGGGCCGTGGGGGCGGCATGCGCCCTTGCCGTCTCCGCCGCCGCGGCGGGCCATCACTCGACTGCGGAATTCGACTATTCGAAGACCGTCCTGCTCGAAGGAACCATCAAGGAGGTGCAGTGGACCAACCCGCACTCCTATGTTCAGGTGATGGTCCCGCAGAAGGATGGATCGGTCGCCCAGTGGGGGATCGAAATCGGCGCGCCGGCGATCAACGTGGCAATGGGTTGGCGCAAGAACAGCGTCAAGCAAGGCGACAAGGTGAAGCTCGACGTCGCGCCGGCGCGGAGCGGAGCGACCTACGGCACGCTCCGTCACCTGACCTTTCCCGACGGGCGGACGCTTGACGGCGTGGCGGCGCGCGTGAAGGCCGGCCCTTCGGGCAGCATTGCGGGCTAG
- a CDS encoding LL-diaminopimelate aminotransferase: MDSDFYRIKRLPPYVIAEVNAMRHAARTEGRDIIDLGMGNPDLPPPDHVIEKLCEVARKPDAHGYSQSKGIPGLRKAQANYYGRRFGVDLDPETEVVVTMGSKEGLASLATAISAPGDVILAPNPSYPIHTFGFILAGATIRAVPTTPDENYWKALEAAMNFTVPRPTVLIVNFPSNPTAETVGIEFYERLVAWAKENKVWVISDLAYSELYYDGKPTRSILEVPGAKDVAVEFTSLSKTFSMAGWRIGFAVGNRQVIAALTRVKSYLDYGAFTPIQAAACAALNGPEDIVVRNRELYQKRRDVMVESFGRAGWDIPPPPASMFAWVPLPPALKDMGSLEFAKDLLTHAEVAVAPGVGFGEKGEGFVRIAMVENEQRLRQAARNVKRYLQSRGVNV, translated from the coding sequence ATGGACAGCGATTTCTACCGCATCAAGCGCCTGCCGCCCTACGTCATCGCCGAGGTGAATGCGATGCGGCACGCAGCACGCACGGAAGGGCGCGACATCATCGACCTGGGGATGGGCAACCCCGACCTGCCGCCGCCCGACCATGTCATCGAGAAGCTGTGCGAAGTGGCGCGCAAGCCCGACGCGCACGGCTATTCGCAATCCAAGGGCATTCCGGGACTGCGCAAGGCCCAGGCCAATTACTACGGCCGCCGCTTCGGGGTCGACCTCGATCCCGAGACCGAAGTCGTGGTGACCATGGGCTCGAAGGAAGGGCTCGCCAGCCTGGCGACGGCGATTTCCGCCCCCGGCGACGTGATCCTCGCGCCCAACCCGAGCTACCCGATCCACACCTTCGGCTTCATCCTTGCCGGCGCGACCATCCGCGCGGTGCCGACCACGCCGGACGAGAACTACTGGAAGGCGCTCGAGGCGGCGATGAACTTCACGGTGCCGCGTCCCACGGTGCTGATCGTCAACTTCCCCTCCAACCCGACGGCGGAGACGGTCGGCATCGAGTTCTACGAACGGCTCGTCGCCTGGGCCAAGGAGAACAAGGTCTGGGTAATCTCCGACCTCGCCTATTCGGAGCTCTACTACGACGGCAAGCCGACGCGCTCGATCCTCGAAGTGCCCGGGGCCAAGGACGTGGCTGTCGAGTTCACTTCGCTGTCGAAGACCTTCTCCATGGCCGGCTGGCGGATCGGCTTTGCGGTCGGCAACAGGCAGGTCATCGCTGCGCTCACACGGGTCAAGTCGTACCTCGATTACGGTGCTTTCACCCCGATCCAGGCAGCCGCCTGCGCGGCGCTCAACGGGCCCGAGGACATCGTCGTGCGCAACCGCGAACTCTACCAGAAGCGCCGCGACGTGATGGTCGAATCGTTCGGCCGCGCCGGCTGGGACATCCCGCCTCCGCCGGCCTCGATGTTCGCCTGGGTTCCGCTGCCCCCGGCACTGAAGGACATGGGCAGCCTCGAGTTCGCCAAGGACTTGCTGACTCATGCCGAAGTGGCGGTCGCGCCGGGCGTGGGTTTCGGCGAGAAGGGCGAGGGCTTCGTGCGCATCGCCATGGTCGAAAACGAGCAGCGCCTGCGCCAGGCGGCGCGCAACGTGAAGCGCTATCTCCAGTCCAGGGGCGTCAACGTCTGA
- a CDS encoding FAD-dependent oxidoreductase — translation MADEVKLQRVEGHSEERFLGSDVFQSDGRALPASRRGGTVTEEAREIDIYHSADVVVVGGGPAGCAAAWAAAKAGADVTLVERYNCLGGLSTGGLVMWIDRMTDWQGNHVIQGFARHFIERMPKEGVAGPPPEDWGSTDEKKVAYWGQRTTAFHGIVQWAPTLDPEKMKLLNQEMLLEAGVRIVFHAWAARPIVEHGTAKGVIFESKAGRQAIMAKVVVDTTGDGDMFARAGAEFDTDIEEGDVHHSMNTGWVLGGVDMNRWINWKVLYPEQLRDFMEKGRKELGFFQTPYVSWRPDIALFLGPRQSGLSALDVDDMTEVEIRSHRLMEGHCRFFRENAPGFESVYSQQSASQLGVRHTRRMAGVERIERSGWSDPAPAGTEVGVSPSISPKFPVVSVPYGSLVPRNLDGMLAAGRHMSCDANSHGFMREIPQCWLTGHAAGVGAAVAANRGVQPREVDVDEVRSILRRQGAHLHDDAAVEAARHSEAVAAE, via the coding sequence ATGGCCGACGAGGTAAAGCTGCAAAGGGTCGAGGGCCACAGCGAGGAGCGCTTCCTCGGCTCCGACGTGTTCCAGAGCGACGGACGCGCCCTGCCCGCATCGCGCCGCGGCGGTACCGTTACGGAAGAGGCGCGCGAGATCGACATCTACCACAGCGCCGACGTGGTCGTGGTCGGCGGTGGCCCGGCAGGCTGCGCCGCGGCCTGGGCTGCCGCCAAGGCCGGTGCCGACGTGACGCTGGTCGAGCGCTACAACTGCCTCGGCGGGCTTTCGACCGGCGGCCTCGTCATGTGGATCGACCGCATGACCGACTGGCAGGGCAACCACGTCATCCAGGGCTTCGCGCGCCACTTCATCGAGCGCATGCCGAAGGAGGGCGTTGCCGGCCCGCCGCCCGAGGACTGGGGCTCCACCGACGAGAAGAAGGTCGCCTACTGGGGCCAGCGGACCACCGCGTTCCACGGTATCGTCCAATGGGCGCCGACGCTCGATCCGGAAAAGATGAAGCTCCTGAACCAAGAGATGCTGCTCGAAGCGGGCGTGCGGATCGTGTTCCATGCCTGGGCGGCGCGGCCGATTGTCGAGCATGGCACGGCAAAGGGCGTGATCTTCGAGAGCAAGGCCGGCCGCCAGGCGATCATGGCCAAGGTCGTGGTCGACACCACCGGCGACGGCGACATGTTCGCGCGTGCCGGGGCGGAATTCGACACCGACATCGAGGAAGGCGATGTCCACCATTCGATGAACACCGGCTGGGTGCTCGGCGGGGTCGACATGAACCGGTGGATCAACTGGAAGGTGCTCTACCCCGAGCAGCTACGCGACTTCATGGAGAAGGGACGCAAGGAGCTCGGTTTCTTCCAGACGCCCTACGTCAGCTGGCGACCCGACATCGCACTGTTCCTCGGCCCGCGGCAGTCGGGCCTGTCGGCGCTCGACGTCGACGACATGACCGAGGTCGAGATCCGCAGCCACCGGCTGATGGAAGGCCATTGCCGCTTCTTCCGCGAAAATGCGCCGGGGTTCGAGAGCGTCTACAGCCAGCAAAGCGCCAGCCAGCTCGGCGTGCGCCACACCCGGCGCATGGCCGGAGTCGAGCGCATCGAGCGGAGCGGCTGGTCAGACCCGGCGCCGGCGGGAACCGAGGTCGGCGTCAGCCCCTCGATCAGCCCGAAGTTCCCGGTCGTCTCGGTGCCCTACGGCAGCCTCGTACCAAGGAACCTCGACGGGATGCTCGCGGCAGGGCGGCACATGAGCTGCGACGCCAACAGCCACGGTTTCATGCGCGAGATCCCGCAGTGCTGGCTGACCGGCCATGCCGCCGGAGTCGGCGCGGCGGTGGCCGCCAACCGCGGCGTGCAGCCCCGCGAGGTCGATGTCGACGAGGTGCGCAGCATCCTGCGCCGGCAAGGCGCCCACCTGCACGACGATGCCGCTGTGGAGGCGGCGAGACACAGCGAGGCGGTCGCGGCGGAGTAA
- a CDS encoding nuclear transport factor 2 family protein, which yields MRSNIRGALAAAATLGLLWTIPASAGEADDRAAIVNLMMRYGEVHDFGAPEEYASLFTADGEIASGGRVLVQGRDNIAAQAARDHERFAVRLPDGTTTFLMRHLITNTVIETLSGDEATGTSFVTTLIRDGEEGPKVLSVGRYEDRYARENGEWKIARRTIVMDLGNPELGRKYGFQR from the coding sequence ATGCGATCAAACATCCGCGGAGCCTTGGCGGCGGCGGCCACCCTTGGCCTGTTATGGACAATTCCGGCGAGCGCCGGAGAAGCCGATGACCGCGCTGCGATCGTCAATCTCATGATGCGCTACGGCGAGGTTCACGACTTTGGCGCTCCGGAAGAGTACGCTTCCTTGTTCACCGCCGACGGTGAAATCGCGTCGGGAGGCAGGGTGCTGGTCCAGGGGCGCGACAATATAGCGGCACAGGCGGCGCGCGATCACGAGCGATTCGCGGTCCGGCTCCCCGACGGAACGACCACCTTCCTCATGCGCCATCTCATCACGAACACGGTGATCGAGACTCTGTCGGGCGACGAGGCGACGGGCACGAGCTTCGTCACGACGCTGATCCGCGACGGCGAGGAGGGTCCCAAAGTGCTCTCGGTCGGCCGCTACGAGGACCGGTACGCACGCGAAAACGGCGAATGGAAAATCGCTCGCCGCACGATCGTCATGGATCTCGGCAATCCCGAGCTGGGCCGCAAGTACGGCTTCCAGCGCTGA
- a CDS encoding PHA/PHB synthase family protein, whose product MDETESGDAVDVFAEMLKMQSEAARAVLATTNPDERAVAEWTEAAGRLQKMWLEFHVPGDRDPDVPVPMFADPAQWFGLVQEWQRQVPWLDPERQGQLMAESAALWDQVLTQFGLGSKPDSDGPEVHLPRSDRRFSDPAWREQPVYALIHQTYLLFAERMQDMIGEVGGLDEAERDQLRFALRGVLDAMSPANFPLTNPVVLERTLETHGANLVKGMERLIADLEKGQLTHTDSSKFRLGENIACTPGKVVHETRLYQLIQYSPDTEEVAAVPVVIFPPWINRFYILDLNPKKSFVKWAVEQGLTVFMVSWKSADETMADVTWDDYVRAQIDAIDHIRERLGVRAVHTIGYCVAGTTLAATLAILARRGEADKVASTTFFTAQVDFERAGELKYFVDETQLALIKQASQGGYLDGRYMAATFNLLRGTDLIWNYVVNHYLLGEDYPAFDLLHWNGDVTNLPAKWHARYLRDLYRDNKLVQPDVMSADGTPIDLRLIETPAYVQAGREDHIAPAGSVWKLTGTLAGPVRFVLAGSGHIAGVVNPPAARKYQYWTNETPAGSLEAFVAGATEHPGSWWTDWIAWLENLDATRVKATGKRKPGGKGDTVIEDAPGRYVAMR is encoded by the coding sequence ATGGACGAGACCGAAAGCGGCGATGCGGTGGACGTGTTCGCCGAGATGCTGAAGATGCAGAGCGAGGCGGCGCGCGCGGTGTTGGCAACGACGAACCCCGACGAGCGCGCGGTCGCCGAATGGACCGAAGCGGCGGGCCGATTGCAAAAGATGTGGCTCGAATTCCACGTTCCGGGAGATCGCGATCCCGACGTGCCGGTGCCGATGTTTGCCGATCCCGCGCAATGGTTCGGGCTGGTGCAGGAATGGCAGCGCCAGGTTCCGTGGCTCGACCCTGAGCGGCAGGGTCAGCTGATGGCCGAAAGTGCGGCCTTGTGGGACCAGGTCCTGACCCAATTCGGCCTCGGTTCGAAACCCGATTCCGACGGCCCCGAGGTGCACCTGCCGCGCAGCGACCGGCGCTTCAGCGACCCGGCGTGGCGCGAGCAGCCGGTCTATGCGCTGATCCATCAAACCTACCTGCTCTTTGCGGAGCGCATGCAGGACATGATCGGCGAAGTCGGCGGGCTCGACGAGGCCGAGCGCGACCAGCTGCGCTTCGCGCTGCGCGGCGTTCTCGACGCGATGAGCCCGGCGAACTTCCCGCTCACCAACCCCGTGGTGCTCGAACGAACGCTGGAAACCCACGGAGCGAACCTCGTGAAGGGGATGGAGCGGCTGATCGCCGACCTTGAGAAGGGCCAGCTGACCCACACCGATTCGAGCAAGTTCAGGCTGGGCGAAAACATCGCCTGCACGCCCGGCAAGGTGGTCCATGAGACCCGGCTCTACCAGCTGATCCAGTACAGCCCCGACACCGAAGAGGTCGCCGCGGTGCCGGTGGTCATCTTCCCGCCGTGGATCAACCGCTTCTACATCCTCGACCTCAACCCCAAGAAGAGCTTCGTCAAATGGGCGGTCGAGCAGGGTCTGACCGTGTTCATGGTCAGTTGGAAGTCGGCCGACGAAACGATGGCCGACGTCACCTGGGACGATTACGTCCGCGCCCAGATCGACGCGATCGACCATATCCGCGAGCGGCTCGGCGTGCGGGCCGTGCATACCATCGGTTACTGCGTGGCGGGAACGACACTCGCCGCGACCCTGGCGATCCTGGCGCGGCGCGGCGAGGCCGACAAGGTTGCGAGCACCACCTTCTTCACTGCCCAGGTCGATTTCGAGCGCGCCGGCGAGCTCAAGTACTTCGTCGACGAGACCCAGCTCGCCCTGATCAAGCAGGCCAGCCAGGGCGGGTACCTCGACGGCCGATACATGGCGGCGACCTTCAACCTGCTGCGCGGCACCGACCTGATCTGGAACTATGTGGTCAACCACTACTTGCTGGGCGAGGACTATCCCGCGTTCGATCTGCTGCACTGGAACGGCGACGTGACCAACCTGCCGGCCAAGTGGCACGCACGGTACCTGCGCGACCTGTACCGCGACAACAAGCTCGTCCAGCCCGACGTCATGAGCGCCGACGGGACCCCGATCGACCTGAGACTGATCGAGACCCCGGCCTACGTCCAGGCCGGCCGCGAGGATCACATCGCTCCCGCCGGCAGCGTGTGGAAGCTGACCGGTACGCTGGCGGGGCCCGTCCGCTTCGTCCTCGCCGGCAGCGGCCACATCGCCGGGGTGGTCAATCCACCCGCGGCGCGCAAGTACCAGTACTGGACCAACGAAACGCCCGCCGGCTCGCTCGAGGCATTCGTGGCCGGGGCGACCGAGCATCCCGGCAGTTGGTGGACCGACTGGATCGCCTGGCTCGAGAACCTCGACGCGACCCGCGTCAAAGCGACCGGGAAACGAAAGCCCGGAGGCAAGGGCGACACCGTCATAGAAGACGCACCGGGACGCTACGTGGCGATGCGCTAG
- a CDS encoding MFS transporter: MANGAPDRTLDVTAFLQGSGMTPFHYRLLIISCFVTFFDGMDFSLVSVALPEIQNGLRLSNEMLGPVNSAAFLGQMIGSLAGSYMADVFGRRPVILWCTAIGALLTFLTGFASSAEMLIALRLVGGLAIGGLLAPAWAINIEAMPSSYRATAVTIIMLGFSVGGAAAAQITNLIAPAFGWEGVFFFAGATTGLLALVLRFTMPESARWMVAKGKPVAEVLPLLSRFDPGVGQEGYTELVLSDERKQGGTSPLAKSAALFKGQLAWITPIIWVTYFFSSFAIYIKASFGVKFLQVLGLAPDVARNISSVGGLVGAVGAVFLLMVTEKKGPIWIAAAPLIGVPLALLIGTGAIPIGSQLFITVIMLGMIAVGVGHASVISITSIYYPSSVRATGGGWASFMAKFAAVLAPMVAANMFVATKQDVLDGYSFVGLCLAGVVVGIVALAFFARRLGREQEAEAGLSGAVPEPAE; this comes from the coding sequence ATGGCCAATGGCGCGCCAGACCGGACGCTTGACGTTACCGCGTTCCTGCAGGGTTCGGGGATGACGCCGTTCCACTACCGGCTACTGATTATCTCGTGCTTCGTAACATTCTTCGACGGGATGGACTTCTCGCTCGTCTCGGTCGCGCTGCCGGAGATCCAGAACGGGTTGCGCCTCAGCAACGAGATGCTCGGTCCGGTCAACTCCGCCGCGTTCCTCGGGCAGATGATCGGCTCGCTCGCCGGGTCCTACATGGCCGATGTATTCGGACGGCGGCCGGTAATCCTGTGGTGCACCGCGATCGGCGCACTGCTCACCTTCCTCACCGGATTTGCCTCCAGTGCGGAGATGCTGATTGCGCTACGGCTGGTCGGGGGGCTCGCCATCGGCGGGCTGCTCGCCCCGGCCTGGGCGATCAATATCGAGGCGATGCCGAGCTCGTACCGCGCCACCGCGGTTACGATCATCATGCTCGGCTTCAGCGTCGGCGGCGCAGCCGCGGCACAGATCACCAACCTGATTGCGCCGGCTTTCGGCTGGGAAGGGGTGTTCTTCTTCGCCGGGGCGACGACGGGTCTGCTGGCACTGGTGCTGCGCTTCACCATGCCCGAATCTGCCCGCTGGATGGTCGCCAAGGGCAAACCGGTGGCTGAAGTGCTGCCACTGCTCAGCCGGTTCGATCCTGGCGTCGGGCAGGAGGGCTATACCGAACTGGTCCTGTCCGACGAACGCAAGCAGGGCGGGACCTCGCCGCTGGCCAAGTCGGCAGCGCTGTTCAAAGGCCAGCTCGCATGGATCACCCCGATCATTTGGGTGACCTACTTCTTTTCCTCCTTCGCCATCTACATCAAGGCGAGCTTCGGGGTGAAGTTCCTCCAGGTGCTCGGCCTCGCCCCCGACGTGGCGCGCAACATCTCCTCGGTCGGCGGGCTGGTCGGCGCGGTCGGCGCAGTTTTCCTCCTCATGGTCACCGAGAAGAAGGGGCCGATCTGGATCGCGGCCGCGCCCCTGATCGGCGTGCCGCTGGCGTTGCTGATCGGAACGGGCGCGATACCGATCGGTTCGCAACTGTTCATCACGGTCATCATGCTTGGCATGATCGCCGTCGGTGTCGGCCATGCCTCGGTGATCTCGATTACCAGCATCTATTACCCGAGTTCGGTCCGCGCGACCGGCGGCGGCTGGGCGAGCTTCATGGCCAAGTTCGCCGCGGTGCTCGCCCCGATGGTGGCGGCCAACATGTTCGTCGCCACCAAGCAGGATGTGCTCGACGGCTACAGCTTCGTCGGCCTGTGCCTTGCCGGTGTCGTCGTCGGAATCGTCGCGTTGGCCTTCTTCGCCCGGCGGCTTGGCCGCGAACAGGAGGCCGAGGCCGGGCTGTCCGGCGCCGTTCCCGAGCCGGCCGAATGA
- a CDS encoding MBL fold metallo-hydrolase encodes MTNQMKVDRRGVIRGGGAMVAGAMLPWAGAASAAGSGTQLHILGSRAGPSVGSGSYQTSYALTVGDALYVVDCGYGATEQLVRAGLRPQDMRDLFITHHHPDHNIELGTLIYFAWYAGLEKPLGIYGPPPIEAMTKSYLAAIKPDIDIWLDDIGHAPLGPINVTELSKPQDVLDDGTVKVRCTLVNHPPVVPALAYRFDTPGRSIVFSGDTTPMQSLVELARGADVLVHEAIYTKDGVTANLTLNGDARVDSSAAGSAIAGNAQKLLDHVLNSHTKAEDAGRIAAEAGVKTLVLAHTVSLVPGVTDGMWIEAARKHFDGEVIFAHDLMVI; translated from the coding sequence ATGACGAATCAAATGAAGGTGGACCGGCGCGGAGTGATCCGTGGGGGCGGAGCAATGGTGGCTGGGGCCATGCTGCCTTGGGCAGGCGCCGCGAGCGCTGCGGGCAGCGGCACGCAACTGCACATCCTCGGCTCGCGTGCCGGGCCTAGCGTCGGGAGCGGGTCGTACCAGACGAGCTACGCCCTGACCGTCGGCGACGCGCTGTACGTGGTCGACTGCGGCTATGGTGCGACCGAACAGTTGGTCCGCGCCGGCTTGCGCCCCCAGGACATGCGCGACTTGTTCATCACGCACCACCATCCTGACCACAACATCGAGCTCGGCACGCTGATCTATTTCGCCTGGTACGCCGGGCTGGAAAAGCCGCTCGGCATCTACGGCCCGCCGCCGATCGAGGCGATGACCAAGTCCTACCTCGCGGCGATCAAGCCCGACATCGACATCTGGCTCGACGATATCGGCCACGCGCCGCTCGGCCCGATCAACGTTACCGAGCTGAGCAAGCCGCAGGATGTGCTCGACGACGGCACGGTCAAGGTGCGGTGCACGCTGGTCAATCACCCGCCGGTGGTCCCGGCGCTCGCCTATCGCTTCGACACGCCCGGCCGTTCGATTGTGTTTTCAGGTGACACCACGCCGATGCAAAGCCTGGTGGAACTTGCGCGCGGCGCCGACGTGCTGGTGCATGAGGCGATTTACACCAAGGACGGCGTCACCGCGAACCTCACTCTCAACGGCGATGCGCGGGTGGATAGCAGCGCGGCCGGTTCGGCGATTGCCGGAAACGCGCAGAAGCTGCTCGACCACGTCCTCAATTCGCACACCAAGGCGGAGGATGCAGGGCGCATCGCCGCCGAAGCCGGAGTCAAGACGCTGGTCCTCGCGCACACGGTCTCGCTGGTGCCGGGTGTCACCGACGGCATGTGGATCGAAGCCGCGCGCAAACACTTCGATGGCGAGGTAATCTTCGCCCACGACCTGATGGTGATCTGA
- a CDS encoding TauD/TfdA dioxygenase family protein translates to MQINQLHPRFVGELVGLDTSAPISQETIDQVEEAMAKYAVCVIRDAALGDDEHLAFSRAFGPVEFPPFGGQRIAKEIYDVGNLTADGEIRPYNPDGPQPVDFERFHTDSPFNSLPTKWSLLLAYETPPAGADTQFVDLRAVYEDLPDELKEEIDGLQVDHDMFRALQRTGVEFTDEEMRRTYPRMTHPLVRTAADGRKTLYLGWHAVAIEGWEREKGEELLDRLFALAVQEKYVYSHKWRPRDLVIWDNRCTMHSATSFERYKYRRDMRRTTINEYGPEVSAIEPERKEAV, encoded by the coding sequence ATGCAAATCAACCAACTTCATCCGCGTTTCGTCGGGGAGCTAGTCGGGCTCGACACGTCCGCGCCGATTTCGCAGGAAACCATTGACCAGGTCGAAGAGGCGATGGCGAAATACGCCGTTTGCGTGATCCGCGACGCCGCTCTCGGAGATGACGAGCACCTGGCCTTCAGCCGAGCTTTCGGCCCGGTCGAATTCCCGCCCTTCGGCGGGCAGCGCATCGCCAAGGAAATCTACGACGTCGGCAATCTCACGGCGGACGGTGAGATAAGGCCGTACAATCCCGACGGTCCGCAACCGGTCGACTTCGAACGCTTCCACACCGACAGTCCGTTCAATTCCCTGCCGACGAAGTGGTCGCTCCTGCTGGCTTACGAAACGCCGCCTGCCGGCGCAGACACACAATTCGTCGACCTTCGGGCGGTCTACGAGGACCTGCCTGACGAACTCAAGGAAGAGATCGATGGACTGCAGGTGGACCATGACATGTTTCGCGCGCTGCAGCGCACCGGGGTCGAGTTCACCGATGAAGAGATGCGCCGCACCTATCCGCGCATGACCCATCCGCTCGTACGCACCGCCGCCGATGGCCGCAAGACGCTGTACCTGGGCTGGCACGCAGTTGCGATCGAGGGGTGGGAGCGCGAAAAGGGCGAGGAACTGCTCGACCGCCTGTTCGCGCTCGCGGTCCAGGAAAAGTACGTCTATTCGCACAAGTGGCGCCCACGTGATCTGGTCATCTGGGACAACCGCTGCACGATGCACAGCGCGACATCGTTCGAGCGCTACAAGTACCGGCGCGACATGCGCCGCACGACCATCAACGAATACGGCCCAGAGGTCTCCGCAATCGAGCCGGAACGCAAAGAGGCGGTGTGA